The proteins below come from a single Verrucomicrobiota bacterium genomic window:
- the rpsI gene encoding 30S ribosomal protein S9 — protein sequence MAQTTEYLGTGRRKSAVARVRLAPGSGKITINGRPFESYFVIEAQRTMVLQPLARTETTTKFDVRVNVTGGGLTGQAGAVRHGIARALLASDANFRSALRSEGLLTRDPRMRERKKYGQPGARKRFQYSKR from the coding sequence ATGGCACAAACGACTGAGTACCTCGGCACCGGCCGGCGCAAGAGCGCCGTGGCCCGCGTGCGCCTTGCTCCCGGCTCCGGCAAAATCACGATCAATGGCCGGCCGTTTGAAAGCTACTTTGTGATTGAAGCCCAGCGGACGATGGTTTTGCAGCCGCTGGCGCGCACGGAGACGACGACCAAATTCGACGTGCGCGTCAACGTGACCGGCGGCGGGCTGACCGGGCAAGCCGGCGCCGTGCGCCACGGGATTGCGCGCGCGCTCCTGGCGTCGGACGCCAATTTTCGTTCGGCCTTGCGCAGCGAAGGCCTGCTGACGCGTGATCCGCGCATGCGCGAACGCAAGAAGTACGGTCAACCCGGCGCTCGCAAACGATTCCAATACAGCAAACGCTAA
- a CDS encoding sodium:solute symporter family protein: MGAGLWMRRFVRGVEDFAVAGREMDLNLGIASLAATELGLVTVMYTAQLGYEKGFAGATVGVLMAGAMYFVGRTGFVIGPLRRSGVMTIPELFQQRFGTQVRWLAGLFVVLGGVLNMGVFLRVGGEFLVHVTGLPVYWLELIMIGLLAIVLLYTVLGGMLSVLVTDYLQFLIMSVGLVITSMLVIRDIGWNTLMGQLWMSWDGTRADGARLASHPFNPFHPTSLGWGYLLWQALFQVAVVTTWQTQITRVLCAKNEETAKSMYRRASFYFVGRFALPVLFGAAAFAYFASHGGLASGLDSRTAMPAYLAAILPAGILGLVIAAMLAAEMSTDSGYLLTWATVIYNDLLMPCFKKPPAPRTRLLLTRLLVCAIGVFLVFYGLLYELKGNVWDYLAVTGNIYLASVFTLLVAALYWPRANRYGACAALVLGAIGPLTFLIVNARVDAAHQIAPEIAGASSFALAFLGMFAGSWLGSSRAVARASS, from the coding sequence ATGGGCGCCGGGCTTTGGATGCGGCGCTTCGTGCGGGGCGTGGAAGACTTTGCGGTCGCCGGACGCGAGATGGATCTGAACCTGGGGATCGCCTCGCTCGCCGCCACCGAGTTGGGCCTGGTCACCGTGATGTACACCGCTCAACTGGGCTACGAAAAAGGCTTCGCGGGAGCGACCGTCGGCGTGTTGATGGCCGGCGCGATGTATTTCGTGGGCCGCACCGGATTTGTCATCGGTCCGCTTCGGCGCTCCGGCGTCATGACCATCCCGGAATTGTTTCAGCAGCGATTCGGAACGCAGGTGCGCTGGCTGGCCGGCTTGTTTGTCGTGTTGGGCGGCGTGCTGAACATGGGCGTTTTTCTGCGCGTGGGCGGCGAATTCCTGGTCCACGTCACCGGGTTGCCGGTGTACTGGCTCGAACTGATTATGATTGGCCTGCTGGCGATCGTGCTGCTTTACACCGTGCTCGGCGGGATGCTTTCGGTTTTGGTGACGGATTATCTTCAGTTCTTGATCATGAGCGTCGGCCTGGTGATCACCTCGATGCTTGTCATTCGCGACATTGGCTGGAACACGCTCATGGGGCAACTCTGGATGAGTTGGGACGGCACGAGAGCGGATGGCGCCAGGCTGGCGTCGCATCCGTTCAATCCGTTTCACCCGACCAGCCTGGGCTGGGGCTATCTGCTGTGGCAGGCGCTCTTTCAAGTGGCCGTGGTCACGACCTGGCAAACGCAGATCACCCGCGTGCTCTGCGCCAAAAATGAGGAAACCGCCAAGAGCATGTACCGCCGCGCTTCCTTTTATTTCGTGGGTCGATTCGCTCTGCCGGTGCTGTTTGGCGCGGCCGCGTTTGCGTATTTCGCCAGTCACGGCGGCCTGGCTTCCGGTCTGGACAGCCGCACGGCCATGCCCGCTTACCTGGCGGCGATTCTGCCCGCCGGGATTCTCGGCCTGGTGATCGCCGCGATGCTGGCGGCGGAGATGTCCACGGACAGCGGCTACCTGTTGACCTGGGCCACGGTGATCTACAACGACTTGTTGATGCCGTGCTTCAAGAAACCTCCAGCGCCGCGCACACGGCTGCTGTTGACGCGGCTTCTGGTCTGCGCGATCGGCGTGTTTCTGGTTTTCTACGGATTGCTCTACGAACTGAAAGGGAACGTCTGGGATTATCTGGCGGTCACGGGGAACATCTATCTGGCGAGCGTGTTCACGTTGCTGGTGGCCGCGTTGTACTGGCCTCGGGCGAATCGATACGGCGCGTGCGCGGCGCTGGTCCTGGGCGCGATCGGGCCGCTGACCTTCCTGATCGTCAATGCGCGGGTCGATGCGGCGCATCAAATCGCTCCTGAAATTGCCGGGGCCTCTTCCTTTGCGCTGGCGTTTCTCGGGATGTTCGCCGGTTCCTGGCTGGGTTCCTCCCGCGCCGTGGCCAGGGCTTCCTCATGA
- a CDS encoding LysM peptidoglycan-binding domain-containing protein: MRLFRFLLLATAVLISSRSLAQNSAAEAALERKANEERFAQLNARVASMIETEGVLRSKIQELEQSVASLSREIRRLKDDNAHSNTRLVTREEFNTLVEKLKEIDKKREEDNRLIVNSINTLKDIAKVPAPTPSRPKPSTDHTEALETVDYKIKEGDLLYKIIAAYNDEYARQGRGRITLEQVKEANPELNPNRIIPGRVIRIPVPPKK, translated from the coding sequence ATGAGACTTTTCCGATTCCTGCTTCTTGCAACCGCCGTGTTGATTTCCAGCCGATCGCTGGCGCAAAACTCAGCCGCTGAAGCCGCGCTGGAGCGCAAAGCGAACGAGGAACGTTTCGCTCAACTCAATGCCAGAGTCGCATCCATGATAGAAACGGAGGGGGTTCTGCGGTCGAAAATCCAGGAATTGGAACAAAGTGTGGCCTCGCTGAGCCGGGAGATCAGGCGGTTGAAGGACGACAACGCCCACTCGAACACCCGCCTGGTCACGCGCGAAGAATTCAACACGCTCGTGGAAAAACTGAAGGAGATCGACAAGAAACGGGAAGAGGACAACCGATTGATCGTCAACAGCATCAACACCCTCAAGGATATTGCCAAGGTTCCGGCGCCGACTCCTTCGCGTCCCAAGCCCTCCACAGACCATACGGAGGCGCTGGAAACTGTCGATTACAAGATCAAGGAGGGCGATCTGCTCTACAAGATTATCGCGGCCTACAACGACGAATATGCCAGGCAGGGTCGAGGGCGGATCACTCTCGAGCAAGTCAAAGAAGCGAACCCGGAATTGAATCCCAACCGGATTATTCCCGGCAGAGTGATTCGAATTCCAGTCCCGCCCAAGAAATGA
- a CDS encoding N-acetyl-gamma-glutamyl-phosphate reductase, protein MKTRVAIVGASGYTGEELVRLLLLHPQAELVALTSRQYAGQSVAQVFPRFAHYPRAGELRFAEPNAEVLARQAEAVFLALPHGVAAEYAVPLLKLGCRVLDLSADFRVKDPAVYQEFYAHEHPAPELLKEAVYGLPEWNRTAIKTATLVACPGCYPTSILLPTLPLLRQKLIRSTSIIADALSGVSGAGRKAELDYLFVECNESVRPYGLPKHRHLSEIEQELSAAAGEKIVIQFTPHLIPVNRGILTTLYLAPAEHAADGAKTAELNAAITACYRRAYASEPFVRVLEGKALPDTKNVAGTNVIEIAWRLDPRTGRLIVMSAEDNIVKGASGQAIQCFNIMHGYPETAGLT, encoded by the coding sequence ATGAAAACTAGAGTCGCCATCGTCGGCGCGTCCGGATACACGGGCGAGGAACTCGTCCGGCTGCTCTTGCTGCATCCGCAGGCCGAGTTGGTCGCGCTGACTTCCCGGCAGTATGCGGGCCAGTCAGTCGCCCAGGTTTTCCCAAGATTCGCCCATTACCCCCGGGCCGGGGAATTGAGGTTTGCGGAACCCAACGCCGAGGTGCTGGCCAGGCAAGCGGAAGCGGTTTTTCTGGCCCTCCCGCACGGCGTCGCGGCGGAATACGCCGTTCCGCTTTTGAAGCTCGGCTGCCGCGTGCTCGATCTGAGCGCGGACTTTCGCGTCAAAGACCCCGCCGTATATCAGGAATTTTACGCGCACGAACATCCCGCGCCGGAATTGCTGAAGGAAGCGGTCTATGGCCTGCCCGAATGGAATCGCACTGCGATCAAGACGGCCACGCTCGTGGCTTGCCCGGGCTGTTATCCAACCAGCATTCTGCTCCCCACGCTTCCGTTGCTGCGGCAAAAACTCATTCGCTCCACGAGCATCATCGCCGATGCCCTGAGCGGTGTCAGCGGCGCGGGGCGCAAGGCGGAACTCGATTACCTGTTCGTGGAATGCAACGAGAGCGTCCGGCCCTACGGCCTCCCCAAGCACCGGCATCTTTCCGAGATCGAACAGGAACTCTCGGCAGCGGCGGGCGAGAAAATCGTCATTCAATTCACGCCGCACCTGATCCCCGTGAATCGCGGAATTCTCACGACGCTTTACCTGGCGCCGGCCGAGCACGCCGCTGATGGCGCAAAGACCGCCGAATTGAACGCCGCGATCACGGCTTGTTACCGGCGGGCTTACGCGAGCGAACCGTTCGTTCGTGTGCTCGAAGGCAAGGCCCTGCCCGACACCAAGAATGTCGCCGGAACGAACGTCATCGAAATCGCCTGGCGCCTCGATCCACGCACGGGCCGGCTGATCGTGATGAGCGCCGAGGACAACATTGTGAAAGGCGCGAGCGGCCAGGCCATCCAATGCTTTAACATCATGCACGGATATCCGGAAACAGCGGGTTTGACTTAA
- a CDS encoding sugar nucleotide-binding protein, giving the protein MIVLLGATGYIGRAFARSLTQRGLPFIGLSRKEVDYTQFETLLNFLRTQKPSFLINAAGYTGKPNVDACETARADTLAGNTLLPQTIAHACAATGIPWGHVSSGCIYDGAKLKHGTSLAVEKDLIRPEVRSRVEQHPESVQGFSETDETNFTFRNPPCSFYSGTKALAEEAIAGVGQCYIWRLRIPFDEFDNARNYLSKVQRYKKVYDNTNSISHRADFVHACLDLWKLRAPFGTYNVTNPGFTTTRRVVEMIQQILQPNRSFEFWASDEEFYQFAARTPRSNCVMDTRKLLGAGVKMRPVEEALEHALRNWKAES; this is encoded by the coding sequence ATGATCGTTTTGTTAGGCGCGACCGGCTATATCGGCCGAGCTTTCGCACGGAGCCTCACGCAGCGCGGCCTTCCCTTCATCGGACTTTCGCGAAAAGAAGTGGATTACACGCAGTTCGAGACGCTGTTGAATTTCCTGAGGACGCAAAAGCCGAGTTTCCTCATCAACGCCGCAGGCTACACGGGCAAACCCAACGTCGATGCCTGCGAGACAGCCCGCGCCGACACGCTCGCGGGGAACACGCTCCTTCCGCAAACGATCGCGCACGCTTGCGCCGCCACGGGGATCCCGTGGGGACACGTGTCGTCCGGGTGCATCTATGACGGCGCGAAATTAAAACACGGAACGTCGCTGGCAGTGGAAAAGGACTTGATCCGGCCCGAGGTGCGCTCGCGCGTCGAACAGCATCCGGAGTCCGTCCAGGGTTTCTCCGAAACCGACGAAACCAACTTCACATTCCGGAATCCGCCATGCAGCTTTTACAGCGGCACCAAAGCGTTGGCCGAGGAAGCGATCGCCGGCGTGGGCCAGTGTTACATCTGGCGGTTGCGCATCCCGTTCGACGAGTTTGACAATGCCCGAAACTACCTGAGCAAGGTGCAGCGCTACAAAAAGGTCTATGACAACACAAACTCCATTTCGCACCGCGCGGACTTCGTCCACGCGTGCCTGGATTTATGGAAACTGCGCGCGCCGTTCGGGACGTACAACGTGACGAATCCGGGTTTCACGACGACCCGGCGCGTGGTGGAGATGATTCAGCAGATCCTTCAGCCCAATCGCTCCTTCGAGTTCTGGGCGAGCGACGAGGAGTTCTATCAGTTCGCGGCCCGGACCCCGCGGTCCAACTGCGTTATGGACACACGGAAGCTGCTGGGGGCCGGCGTGAAGATGCGACCGGTTGAAGAAGCGCTGGAGCACGCGCTGAGGAACTGGAAGGCAGAAAGCTGA
- a CDS encoding glyoxalase: protein MKHYELNHVAIHVQDVEKSCEFYRSVLMLEPIPRPAFTFPGAWFRLGTIQELHLIGNRTEPVFAGNRSNHFALRVDDLTPWEQHFQRIGVSYLPRRTRPDGALQMYVKDPDGHVIELFTPPGGAE, encoded by the coding sequence ATGAAACACTACGAATTGAACCACGTCGCGATTCACGTGCAGGACGTCGAGAAAAGCTGTGAATTTTACCGGAGCGTGCTGATGCTGGAGCCGATTCCCCGTCCGGCCTTCACCTTCCCCGGCGCGTGGTTCCGGCTGGGAACGATTCAAGAACTCCACTTGATCGGAAACCGCACCGAGCCAGTGTTTGCGGGAAACCGCAGCAACCACTTCGCTTTGCGCGTCGATGATCTGACGCCCTGGGAACAACACTTCCAACGGATTGGCGTGTCGTATTTGCCTCGGCGCACGCGGCCCGACGGCGCGCTGCAAATGTACGTCAAAGACCCAGACGGCCATGTCATTGAGTTGTTCACGCCGCCGGGCGGGGCGGAGTAA
- the rplM gene encoding 50S ribosomal protein L13 — translation MKTYLPKVNLDQRKWYLIDANGAVLGRLAVQISNILRGRTKPIYTDHLDAGDFVVVVNAEKVLLTGKKETKKKFMSYSGWKGGEKYRTVEQVRARHPERLIHHAVKGMIPKNRLGRVLLTKLKVYRGGEHPHSAQKPTTIAAQN, via the coding sequence ATGAAAACGTATCTGCCCAAAGTCAATTTGGACCAGCGCAAGTGGTATCTGATCGATGCCAACGGCGCCGTCCTGGGCCGCCTCGCGGTCCAGATCTCGAATATTTTGCGCGGTCGAACCAAGCCGATTTACACCGATCACCTCGACGCCGGCGATTTCGTGGTGGTGGTCAACGCGGAGAAAGTGCTCCTGACCGGCAAGAAGGAAACGAAGAAGAAGTTCATGTCCTACTCCGGCTGGAAGGGCGGCGAGAAATACCGGACGGTCGAGCAAGTTCGGGCGCGCCATCCGGAACGGTTAATCCATCACGCGGTCAAAGGCATGATCCCGAAGAACCGGCTGGGGCGCGTGCTGCTGACCAAGCTCAAAGTGTATCGCGGCGGCGAGCATCCGCACTCTGCGCAAAAGCCCACGACGATCGCGGCCCAAAACTAA
- a CDS encoding DegT/DnrJ/EryC1/StrS family aminotransferase: MDDAIPYLDLSAQMRPLREEIDAAIARVLDQNAFCLGPEVVQFEQDFARFCGASHAIALNSGTSALHIAMILSNIGAGDEVITTPFTFAATSWAISYVGARPVYVDIDDATFNLDPGRVEKAITPRTKAILPVHLYGHPCDLDPLLQICRKHNLKLIEDAAQAHGATYRGKTVGIFGSLAAFSFYPAKNLGACGEGGALVTDDPTLAARARSLRDHGSTARYFHDEVGFNYRMEGIQGAVLGVKLKHLARWNAARRRIAHCYHESLSGTPLKLPREAGYAQSVYHLYAIRHPRRDDLKKHLEANRTGYSLHYPLPLHLQKCYAALGHKAGDFPAAEKAARECLCLPIYPELTEAQVERVAAVIREFFKARSNGVME; the protein is encoded by the coding sequence ATGGACGACGCTATTCCGTATCTTGACTTGAGCGCGCAGATGCGGCCGCTGCGCGAGGAAATCGACGCCGCGATTGCGCGCGTGCTGGATCAGAACGCGTTTTGTCTGGGGCCGGAAGTCGTCCAGTTCGAGCAGGATTTCGCCCGATTTTGCGGGGCCAGCCACGCGATTGCACTCAACAGCGGAACGTCAGCGCTGCACATCGCGATGATTCTATCGAACATCGGCGCCGGGGACGAAGTCATCACAACGCCGTTCACGTTTGCGGCGACGAGCTGGGCCATTTCTTACGTGGGCGCGCGTCCGGTCTATGTCGATATCGACGATGCGACGTTCAATCTGGATCCAGGCCGGGTGGAGAAAGCGATCACGCCTCGCACGAAAGCAATCTTGCCGGTCCATCTTTACGGCCATCCGTGCGATCTCGATCCGCTCCTGCAGATCTGCCGGAAGCACAACCTGAAATTAATCGAGGACGCGGCTCAGGCGCACGGCGCGACTTATCGGGGAAAAACGGTCGGGATTTTCGGTTCGCTCGCCGCCTTCAGTTTTTATCCGGCGAAAAACCTCGGCGCGTGCGGGGAGGGCGGCGCTCTGGTCACCGACGACCCGACCCTCGCGGCGCGCGCCCGTTCCTTGCGCGATCACGGTTCGACGGCCCGCTATTTCCACGACGAGGTGGGGTTCAATTACCGGATGGAAGGCATTCAAGGCGCGGTTCTCGGAGTCAAGTTGAAGCATCTGGCGCGATGGAACGCCGCCCGCCGCCGGATTGCGCATTGCTACCACGAATCGCTGAGCGGCACGCCTCTGAAATTGCCGCGCGAGGCCGGCTACGCGCAAAGCGTGTATCATCTCTACGCGATTCGGCATCCGCGCCGCGACGATTTGAAAAAGCATCTCGAAGCGAACCGCACCGGGTATTCGCTTCATTATCCCTTGCCCTTGCACCTGCAGAAGTGTTACGCCGCGCTTGGCCACAAAGCCGGAGATTTCCCCGCAGCCGAGAAAGCCGCGCGCGAGTGCCTTTGCCTCCCCATTTACCCGGAATTGACTGAGGCGCAGGTTGAACGCGTGGCTGCGGTGATTCGGGAATTCTTCAAAGCACGGAGTAATGGAGTGATGGAGTAA
- a CDS encoding sigma-54-dependent Fis family transcriptional regulator, with translation MQNSDLTGFSIVIIEDDSLLRKQITAYLERLGADVTGVDSIQRARKVIADLSFDFALLDVNLPDGLGIDLLREKCFSSYTGVIVMTAEGRIEGAIEAIRLGALEYLVKPFDPAQLPLVINRARRAKQTERLTEHRRSDVTSGGISFFFGSSLASLQSQLEKILAADRRLESNLPPVLIEGETGTGKTTIARWIHHQGPRAGQPLVEVNCSALPETLAESELFGHERGAFTDARTARMGLFEAANGGTLFLDELPSLSLPLQAKVLKTIEDHKIRRVGGHKEIAIDARVIAATNRDLKSIVASGQFREDLYHRLDLFRVYIPPLRERGDDILELTEKLLDQLSARHRLPRKPIHAQGRKSLQAQPWPGNVRELAHELERAIVFEEGEELKFEHLGTTAPEKPATLAVADDWLNPAFQFPPEGFSMEEAINRLIQRALKQTSNNVSAAARLLGVSRDYIRYRLSGQKTSSLRWGLKPSCRLREMDLGDSHRKTVARAPALFRAISRLGNRLRCACGLGTFSAAELTRRKSGITAFCIFVAMHQPTTMTYETNQNSCARLGGKSAPGRARGPRG, from the coding sequence ATGCAAAACTCGGATTTGACAGGTTTTAGCATCGTCATCATCGAGGACGATTCGCTGCTCCGGAAACAAATCACGGCGTATCTGGAGCGCCTCGGCGCGGATGTCACCGGCGTCGATTCCATTCAACGGGCCCGGAAAGTCATCGCGGACCTGAGCTTCGACTTCGCGTTGCTGGACGTGAATTTGCCGGACGGTTTGGGGATCGATTTGCTCCGGGAGAAATGCTTTTCCAGTTACACGGGCGTCATCGTCATGACGGCAGAAGGCCGCATTGAGGGCGCAATCGAAGCCATCCGCCTGGGCGCCCTGGAATACCTGGTCAAGCCTTTCGATCCCGCGCAATTGCCGCTGGTCATCAACCGCGCGCGCCGTGCGAAACAAACCGAGCGCCTGACCGAACACCGCCGGAGCGACGTCACTTCAGGCGGCATTTCGTTCTTCTTCGGCTCGTCGCTGGCTTCGCTCCAATCGCAATTGGAGAAGATTCTCGCTGCCGACCGGCGCCTGGAAAGCAACCTTCCCCCGGTCCTCATCGAGGGCGAGACCGGCACGGGGAAAACGACGATCGCGCGGTGGATTCACCACCAGGGTCCGCGCGCCGGCCAGCCGTTAGTCGAAGTCAACTGCTCGGCGTTGCCGGAGACTTTGGCCGAGTCCGAGCTGTTTGGACACGAGCGCGGAGCTTTCACAGATGCACGAACTGCGCGCATGGGCCTTTTCGAAGCCGCGAACGGTGGAACGCTGTTCCTGGACGAATTGCCCAGCTTGTCGTTGCCGCTCCAGGCCAAGGTTCTCAAGACGATTGAAGACCACAAGATTCGGCGCGTCGGAGGGCATAAAGAAATCGCCATTGACGCCCGCGTGATCGCCGCTACCAACCGCGACTTAAAATCGATCGTCGCCAGCGGCCAATTCCGGGAGGACTTGTATCACCGGCTGGATTTGTTCCGGGTTTACATTCCGCCTTTGCGCGAGCGCGGGGACGATATCCTGGAACTGACGGAGAAGCTGCTCGACCAGTTGTCGGCCCGTCATCGCCTGCCGCGCAAACCGATCCATGCGCAAGGCCGGAAGAGTTTGCAGGCTCAACCCTGGCCCGGCAACGTCCGTGAACTGGCGCACGAACTGGAACGGGCCATTGTCTTTGAAGAAGGCGAGGAACTGAAGTTTGAGCACCTCGGCACAACCGCGCCTGAAAAACCGGCCACGCTTGCGGTTGCGGATGACTGGCTTAATCCGGCGTTTCAATTCCCGCCGGAGGGTTTTTCCATGGAGGAAGCGATCAACCGGCTCATCCAGCGGGCTCTCAAACAGACCTCGAACAACGTTTCGGCCGCGGCGCGCTTGCTCGGGGTTTCAAGAGACTACATTCGCTACCGGCTTTCGGGGCAAAAAACCAGCAGCCTCCGTTGGGGACTTAAACCCAGTTGCCGTCTGCGAGAGATGGACTTGGGAGACTCTCACCGGAAAACAGTGGCTCGTGCTCCAGCGTTGTTTCGAGCCATCTCGCGTCTGGGAAACAGGTTAAGATGCGCCTGTGGCCTTGGCACGTTCTCTGCCGCGGAATTGACGAGACGCAAAAGCGGAATTACGGCGTTTTGTATTTTTGTAGCTATGCACCAACCAACAACAATGACCTATGAAACTAACCAAAACTCTTGCGCTCGTCTCGGGGGTAAGTCTGCTCCTGGTCGCGCTCGCGGCCCACGCGGCTGA